A stretch of the Uranotaenia lowii strain MFRU-FL chromosome 3, ASM2978415v1, whole genome shotgun sequence genome encodes the following:
- the LOC129751525 gene encoding receptor expression-enhancing protein 5 isoform X3 produces the protein MTLNSTSIKQIVAGGVAIIVLYLAFGYAAQILCNAIGVAYPAYISMKAIETRTKEDDTRWLTYWVIYGVLSVFEHFSFFLVQIIPFYWLLKCIFFVWCMVPIENNGSVIMYHKVILPYFKKYEKSADDLIGQATDKIKQVAGDVISKKLS, from the exons GTGGCGTTGCGATCATCGTACTCTATCTGGCCTTCGGCTATGCTGCCCAGATCCTGTGTAATGCCATCGGTGTGGCTTACCCAGCCTACATCTCGATGAAGGCCATCGAAACCCGCACAAAGGAGGACGACACCAGATGGCTCACCTACTGGGTGATCTACGGCGTTCTGTCGGTGTTCGAGCATTTCTCGTTCTTCCTGGTCCAGATCATTCCCTTCTACTGGCTGCTCAAG TGCATTTTCTTCGTCTGGTGCATGGTGCCAATTGAAAACAACGGATCGGTCATCATGTACCACAAAGTTATTCTGCCATACTTCAAGAAATACGAAAAAT ccGCCGATGATTTGATCGGACAAGCCACCGACAAAATTAAGCAGGTGGCTGGTGATGTGATCTCCAAGAAGCTGTCTTAA